AGCTTCAGCACTTggtttatatttttcatttttccctGTCTTTTGAACAGCTGCCATATATGGGTCAAATAAAATTTGAACTCGTTAATATCTGTTCAATTATGGTTCTTTCCtttttttcaattagttttgattCTTTCATTCCCTATGCCTGGACTGGATTATTATAAAAAGAAATGTTAGTTCATACTTACCTTATTGTTGCACTTATGGGTTTTCAGGGGAAGCACAACCAATGAAGTGGGTAATGCGACTAAGGGTTGCTTTGCATCTTGCAGAAGCTCTAGAATACTGCACCAGCATGGGACGTGCCTTGTATCATGATCTAAATGCTTATAGAATAGTTTTTGATGATGTAAGTATGTTATTTACTTGTTTTTTATCCATAGAAATTAGTAGAGTTCATTACTTAAGCATATTAATTTCAGGAGGGGAATCCTAGACTTTCATGCTTTGGTCTGATGAAGAACAGTAGAGATGGGAAAAGTTACAGCACAAACCTGGCATTTACTCCTCCTGAGTATTTGAGGACAGGTGCTTATCTTCTTAAACAAGCAATAAGGTTCTTTAAATGCATGCCAATCTTTATTGACTAGCATcatatttggaaatttgatggttatatttATGGGCTCAGCTGTTGAATGCCCATGAAGTAAACCTAGTTAGAATGAATCAGGCTGTTAAAATAGGATTTTTCCCTGTGACCTTTTTTCTCTTCCCTTTATTTGATTCTTTTAGTTATTGATGTTCTACGTTACCTTATGGAATATGTTATACGTTAGTGGACTACCTATAGATCACTATCGTTTTCCTCTGTTCATGCAAGTACTTTTCTTTTATATTGTTATCTGTTGATTTATATGAGAAGTAGACTATGCTGAAGAAGGTATCTGTTCTTAAGCTGATGTACTGCGTACTATCGTTCACCTTTTCTGGATAGTTCAGTATTCCAAATTATTCTTGTGTTTTGTTCTTTATGCAGGAAGAGTAACACCAGAAAGTGTAATGTATAGTTTTGGAACCCTTCTGCTTGATCTTCTCAGTGGAAAACATATTCCTCCAAGTCATGTAAGTATATTAGGAACCACTCTGATGCAACAGACTTCCTGCAGAATATATGTTTCTTTATATTATCTTTCCATGGCGTTTTCATTAGTCCAACATGAAGAGAGGTAtcaagttttttatttattttctgttCAAAACATGATTTGTGATTTAGGATAGTGCTTGTCAATCTTAGGATTCTAAATTGATATTTTAGATTTTCTGTTTCGAGATCCTTAGAATGTGAGACAGACAACTAAACTTTGAATAATGGTTCTGGAGATAATTTTGTTGAACTAATACTAAATCATAAGTTTATTTCTGGACTGTTGTTAAGATTCAGGCTGAAACCTGTGAATGATACCACTTAGGTTGGTTTTTTCTCTAGATATGCTGGTGATGGAATGAAACTTTTTAAGTAGTTTTTCTTCTGGTTATTCAGAGTTTGTTCGTATGGGACTGCCACTTTATGCTCGCCAAgaatgttataatataattttgttGCTCGTATTTCCATTCTAGGACAGTGTAGTTACACTAACTGCTGTAGCCCAGgaatgttataatataattttgttGCTCGTATTTCCATTCTAGGACGCGGTAGTTACACTAACTGCTGTAGCCCTAACATTTAGTTTTATTACTTTGTTTAGGCACTGGACCTTATCCGTGACAGGAACATTCAGATGCTGACAGATTCTTGTTTGGAAGGGCAATTTTCAAATGATGATGGCACTGAGTTAGTGCGTCTAGCATCACGATGTTTACAATATGAGCCCCGTGAGCGTCCAAATCCAAAGTCATTGGTTACTGCATTAATTCCTCTTCAGAGGGACACTGAGGTTGTTTGTCTTCTCTTTCTCAAGTaaattcattttataatttccaaAATTTACACTCCTAAAATCATTTGGACATTATGGCTGCCATCGGAAGTCATATTCTGTTCTCAAGCCTTTACATttatttgaaaatagaaattataGTTTCTTTTGATTTTCTTGTTCAGTCAGAGAGAGAGAGATAGAGAGAAGGGGGGGCAGGCGTGCATCTCGTCATCCTACATATATAATCTTACTGAACTCCAAATAGATGTAGATGTTTATTTTATATGCCAAGTTATTAGGTCTTTTCTATAATAAAGTTGAATAATACTTTGCCTTTAATGAGAATTTTCCTTTTTCAATTAATTTGAAGGTTCCTTCTCATGAATTAATGGGCATACTTCATGGAACTGATGCTGTTCCTTTGTCACCACTTGGGGAAGCCTGCTTAAGAATGGATTTGACTGCCATTCATGATGTCCTAGAAAAGCTTGGATATAAAGATGATGAGGGTGCTGCTACTGAGGTTTGTTTTCTTGTCTTAGAAGTGAACATTTTTTGTGTATTATTTGACATTCAAAATTGACAAATCAAGGTTTGACATAGTTGTTCTTACCTCTCCTTGGGAGGTATAAGGTCCAAGATTCAAATTCCGGTTTCACCCTTGGACTTGTTCATTATAATGCATGGACATGACAGAATTCTTATTTACATCTTGTACCATACTATTTTGTCAATATTGTAtcgatttcaaaatttttcatgtaTAATGACTACTGGTTGTGTTGCTTCTCTCAGCTGTATAGTGAGTGCTTTTCTCACTGCTATATTTATGGTTTGCAGCTTTCCTTCCAGATGTGGACAAACCAGATGCAGGAAACACTGACATCAAAGAAAAAGGGTGATGTTGCTTTTAGGCATAAGGATTTTAGAGCTGCTCTTGAATGCTATACCCAGGTTAGAATTAGTTTATGATTCTTCTCTCAATGTCAAAGGCTTTACCTATCAATGTCTTCTTGCTAAGTAGAACTTATTGGAGGCAGATTGAAATAGCCAGAATTGCTTTTGCACATCATTTTTTTAGATCAATGCTCTTTTTTCCAGTGCTTTATATTATCTATTGTGATATTTATCATCATCCTACTAGGGTTGAGTTAATGCCATTAGAAAATTATAGAGAACAgtaattttggtacttttggtgtCATGGTTGGATCTAAAAGGGTGTAAATTATGATACTGATAATACATTTTTGAGCTGACAGTTACTAAATTCATGTCCCAGTTCATTGATGTTGGAACCGTGGTTTCCCCAACGGTTTATGCTCGGCGTAGTTTGTCTTACCTCATGAGCAACATGCCTCAAGAAGCCCTCAATGATGCAGTGCAAGCACAAGTAATATCTCCTATTTGGCATATTGCATCCTACTTGCAAGCGTCTGCTCTACTTGCTCTAGGAAAGGAGGATGAGGCACTAGCTGCTCTTAGGGAGGCTACTGAGCTCGAAAATAAAAAGAATGCAACTTCTTGACAGTGATCTAAGCTAAAATAAGTCACTCTCCAATCAACCCAGATGACCCATCcattggcaaaaaaaaaaaaaagcctctCGCTCTCAGTTTTCGGGTAAGATAAAGAACAGCTTTTAAACTTCAAAAGAAACCTCGAACATAAAGAGCACATACAACGTTGCTCCTCGACTGCAAGATTGGTTTGGTTCATGGTCAGATCAAAA
This window of the Gossypium arboreum isolate Shixiya-1 chromosome 12, ASM2569848v2, whole genome shotgun sequence genome carries:
- the LOC108473988 gene encoding serine/threonine-protein kinase BSK7 isoform X2, giving the protein MGCGCSNLSACCWSLDQNGSIPEADNVENEDKGEEDDLPAFREYSIETLQMATSGFAMENIVSEHGEKAPNVVYKGKLENQRRIAVKRFNRSAWPDARQFLEEAKAVGQLRNHRLANLLGCCCEGDERLLVAEFMPNETLAKHLFHWEAQPMKWVMRLRVALHLAEALEYCTSMGRALYHDLNAYRIVFDDEGNPRLSCFGLMKNSRDGKSYSTNLAFTPPEYLRTGRVTPESVMYSFGTLLLDLLSGKHIPPSHALDLIRDRNIQMLTDSCLEGQFSNDDGTELVRLASRCLQYEPRERPNPKSLVTALIPLQRDTEVPSHELMGILHGTDAVPLSPLGEACLRMDLTAIHDVLEKLGYKDDEGAATELSFQMWTNQMQETLTSKKKGDVAFRHKDFRAALECYTQLLNSCPSSLMLEPWFPQRFMLGVVCLTS
- the LOC108473988 gene encoding serine/threonine-protein kinase BSK7 isoform X1, translated to MGCGCSNLSACCWSLDQNGSIPEADNVENEDKGEEDDLPAFREYSIETLQMATSGFAMENIVSEHGEKAPNVVYKGKLENQRRIAVKRFNRSAWPDARQFLEEAKAVGQLRNHRLANLLGCCCEGDERLLVAEFMPNETLAKHLFHWEAQPMKWVMRLRVALHLAEALEYCTSMGRALYHDLNAYRIVFDDEGNPRLSCFGLMKNSRDGKSYSTNLAFTPPEYLRTGRVTPESVMYSFGTLLLDLLSGKHIPPSHALDLIRDRNIQMLTDSCLEGQFSNDDGTELVRLASRCLQYEPRERPNPKSLVTALIPLQRDTEVPSHELMGILHGTDAVPLSPLGEACLRMDLTAIHDVLEKLGYKDDEGAATELSFQMWTNQMQETLTSKKKGDVAFRHKDFRAALECYTQFIDVGTVVSPTVYARRSLSYLMSNMPQEALNDAVQAQVISPIWHIASYLQASALLALGKEDEALAALREATELENKKNATS